CGAGGTCGATCTTCTGCGTGCGCGGGTCTTCCTTGTAGGCCTGCATCAGCATGAGGATCTTGTCGGCGGGTTGCTCTTTGAGAGTCTCGAACATCAGTTCTCTCCGGTGGCGACGGGCAGCGTGGGGAATTGCCCCCACTCGCTCCAGGACCCGTCATAAAGGGCGTGGTCGGTCTTGCCGAGGCGGGTCAGGGCAAGGCTCAGGATGGCGGCGGTGACACCCGATCCGCAGCTGGTGATCGCGGGCTTGCCGAGGTCGACCCCGGCGGCCTCGAAGGCGGCGCGCAGCGCCTCGGGCGATTTCATCGTCTGGTCGGGGTTGAGCAGCGTGCCGAAGGGCACGTTCTTCGAGCCGGGGATGTGGCCCGAGCGCAGGCCCGGGCGCGGCTCGGCCACCTCGCCGCGGAAGCGGGCGGGGGCACGGGCGTCGAGGATCTCGTGGTCGCGCAGCTTCGAGGCGGCGGAGACCTGCGTCACGTCCTTCACCAGGTGGTTCTGGCGGCGCACCATCATGTGGCGGTCGCGGATCACGGGGGGCAGGTCCTCGACCTCGCGCCCCTCGGACTGCCACTTGGGAAGCCCGCCGTCGAGCACGGCGATGTCGTCATGGCCCATCAGCTTGAACAGCCACCAGACGCGCGCGGAGGAAAACAGGCCGGTGCCGTCGTAGACGACGATCTGGTGCCCGTCGCCGACCCCCATGGCGCGCATCCGGGACATGAACTTGTCCACCGGCGGCACCATGTGCGGCAGGCTCGAGCGCAGGTCGGAGATCTCGTCGATGTCGAAGAAGCGGGCGCCGGGGATATGCGCGGCCTCGTACTCGGCCTTCGGATCGCGGCTGGATCCGGGCATGTACCAGCTCGCGTCGAGCAGGCGCAGGTCGGGATCTTTCAGGTGGCGTGCCAGCCAGTCGGTGGACACCAGCGTCTTGGGATCGTCACTTGCCATCACCTCTCCCCGGGGCTGTCAGCATCGCCTCGTCTCTACGGTGCCGGACCCGGACTCGCAAGGGTGCGATGCCCCGCAGAAGCCGGGACGGCGGGAGGGAGGTCAGCCGCGCTCCTTGAGCAGGCGCTGCTTCTGGCGGTTCCAGTCGCGCTGCGCCTCGGTCTCGCGCTTGTCGTGGTTCTGCTTGCCGCGCGCGATGCCGATCTTCAGCTTCACCACGCCCTTGTGGTTGAAGTACATGACCAGCGGCACGATCGTCATGCCCTTGCGCTGGGTCTCGTTCCACAGCCGCGAGAGCTCCTTCTTGGAGACCAGCAGCTTGCGGCGGCGGCGCTCCTCGTGCGGGAACATGGCGCGATTGTAGGGGGCGATGTAGGAGTTCACCAGCCACAGCTCGCTGTCCTCGACCGCCGCGTAGCTCTCGGCGATGTTCGAGCTGTTCTCGCGCAGGCTCTTCACTTCGGACCCGGTCAGGATGATACCGCATTCGATATCGTCCTCGATCGCGTAGTCGAAGCGCGCGCGCCGGTTCTCGGCGATGATCTTGTAGTTGGGGTCGGACTTCTGCTTGGCCATGATGGCTGCACATAGGGGCTGGGGGGCGATCTGTCCATATGGCACGGGGGAGCTCGTGGCAGGGAGAGGGCGCCGCCCACCGGGGAGAGCCGGTCCACATGAAGGTCCGGACCGTCCTTCCACATGGTCCAAATATCCCCGCCGGAGGCATCCGGCCCCTCGACCCGCGCGGCGCCGGGCGGGCGCGGCGCCTGCGCCACTTGTTCTTGCTCCTTTTTTCAGCGGTGCTAACAGGGAAGGCAAGGCGCGCGTCCCGGTGCGGGGCTTTGCGGTTCCGCCCGGCCCGGTGCGCCAGTATCGACAGGAGACGACCCATGCCAGAGGACCGGCAGATGCAGCGCTACCCCCGCAACATGATCGGGCACGGGCCCGACCGCCCCGACGCGCAATGGCCCGGCGGCGCGAAGATCGCCGTGCAGTTCGTGCTCAACTACGAGGAGGGCGGCGAGAACAGCATCCTGCACGGGGACGCGGCCTCCGAGGCCTTCCTGTCGGACATCGCGGGCGCGGCACAATGGCCCGGGCAGCGGCACTGGAACATGGAGTCGATCTACGAATACGGCGCCCGCGCCGGGTTCTGGCGGCTGCACCGGCTCTTCACCGGCTACGAGATCCCGCTCACCATCTACGGCGTCGCCACCGCCCTCGCACGCTCGCCCGAGCAGGTCGAGGCGATGAAGGACGCCGGCTGGGAGATCGCCTCGCACGGGCTGAAGTGGGTCGAGCACAAGGACATGCCCGAGGCCGAGGAGCGCGCCGCCATCGCCGAGGCGATCCGCCTGCACACCGAGGTCGTGGGCGCGCCGCCGCGCGGCTGGTACACCGGGCGTTGCAGCGCCAACACCGTCCGCCTCGTCGCCGAGACCGGGGCGATGGACTACATCTCCGACACCTACGACGACGACCTGCCCTACTGGCTCGAGGTGGACGGCCGCGACCAGCTGATCATCCCCTACACGCTCGAGGCCAACGACATGCGCTTCGCCACCTCGCCCGGCTGGATCGAGGGCGAGATGTTCTACACCTACCTCAAGGACGCGTTCGATGCGCTGATCGTCGAGGGAGAGGCGGGCAAGCCGGCGATGATGTCGGTCGGCTTGCACTGCCGCCTCATCGGCCGGCCGGGCAAGATGATGGGGCTCAAGCGCTTCCTCGACTACATCGGCGGCTTCGACGGGGTCTGGACCCCGACCCGGCTGGAGATCGCAGAGCATTGGGCGAAGGTGCATCCGCCGAAGACCGGCCCGCGCCCCTCGACCATGGACCGCGAGACCTTCGTCGGCACCTTCGGCGGCATCGTCGAGCATTCGCCCTGGGTCGCCGAGCGCGCCTTCGCGCTGGAGCTGGGCGCGGCGCATGACCGGCCCGCGGGGCTGGCCAACGCGCTCGCCCGCGTGCTGCGCACCGCGAGCCGCGAGGAACGGCTCGGCGTGCTGCAGGCGCACCCGGATCTTGCCGGCAAGCTGGCGCAGGCGAAGCGCCTCACCGACGAGAGCAGCGCCGAGCAGGCCAGCGCCGGGCTCGACGCGCTGACCGACGCCGAGCGCGCGCGCTTCACCGAGCTCAACGCCGCCTATGTCGGCAAGCACGGCTTCCCCTTCATCATCGCGGTGCGCGACCACGACAAGGCCGGCATCCTTGCCGCCTTCGAGCGACGCATCGCACAGGGCACCGAGACCGAGTTCGCCGAGGCCTGCCGCCAGGTCGAACGCATCGCCCGCCTGCGCCTGGAGGCAATCCTTTGAGCATCATGGACACCCCCCGTAGCTACGCCTTCCCGCCCGCCGGCATGCCGCCGCGCGAGGACAACCCGCAGGGCGCCGCAGTCTTCACCACCGCCTATGCCTTCCTGCCCGCCGGCACGATGCGCGACATCGTCACCTCGCTCCTGCCGGGCTGGACGCAGACCCGCGCCTGGATCATCGCCAAGCCGCTCTCGGGCTTTGCCGAGAGCTTCGCGCAATACGCAGTTGAACTGGCCCCGGGCGGCGGCAGCGACGGGCCCGAGCCCGATGCGCAGGCGCAGGCGGCGCTGCTGGTCACCGAGGGCACGGCGCGGCTGACCGTCGGCGGCACGGTGCACGACCTGCGTGCCGGTCACGTCGTCTACCTGCCGCCAAGCTCCGGCTGGACGATCTGGAACAGCGGCGGGACGCCCTGCAGGTTCCACTGGATCCGCAAGCGCTGGGAGGCGGCGCCGGGGGTCTCGGTGCCTCCGGTGATCGTCACCCATGACGACGAGGTCCCGGTGAACTGGATGGCCGGCTGCGAGGAGCTCTGGGGCACCCAGCGCTTCTTCGACCCCGCCGACATCCGCCACGACTTCCACGCCAATATCGTCACCTTCGGCAAGGGCGGGCGCATCCCCTTTGCCGAGACGCACGTGATGGAGCACGGGCTCTACGTGCTCGAGGGCCGCGCGAAGTACCTGCTCAACCAGGACTGGGTCGACGTCGGGCCCGGCGATTTCATGTGGCTGCGCGCCTTCTGCCCGCAGGCCTGCATCGTCGACGACAGCGCGCGCTTCCGCTACCTGCTCTACAAGGACGTGAACCGCCACGTCTCGCTGGCGCCGGTGGGGGCGGCGCGATGAGGGAGATCGCCGCGCGCCCGCTCACCGCCGAGGGTTTCGCGCCCTATGGCGAGGTGCTCGAGGTGAAAGGCGCCCCCGACAAGATCATCAACCAGGGGCTCTGCGGGCGGCACCACGACCGCGCCGGGATGGATTTCGGACCGGAGGGGCGGGCGGGCATCAGCCTCTTCGACGCCGAGCCGCGCGCCCTGCCCTACACCCTCGAACTGGTCGAGCGGCACCCCGAGGGCTCCCAGGCCTTCCTGCCGATGCACCAGAACGAGTGGCTGGTGATCGTGGCCGAGCCCGGCGAGGGGGAAAACGACGCGCCGGGCGCCATCCATGCCTTTGTCGCGGCGCCCGGACAGGGGATCAACCTGCGCCGCGGCACATGGCACGGGGTGCTGACGCCGTTGCACGCGCCGGGGCTCTTTGCCGTGGTCGACCGCATCGGGCATACGCCGAACCTCGAGGAACACTGGCTGGAGGAGCCGCTGCTGATCACCCGGGGCTGACCGGCCCCGTACCCCGCGCAGGCGCCCGGCAGAGGCGGCGGGTCATCTCATTTTCACGACGTGACAACGACGAGGGAGACGATGGAATGACTGACGCAACCGCCCCCAAGGGCCACCCGATCGGCACGCCGGAAGAGCTGATCAACCCCGACTACATGCCGCCGCTCGGCAAGGCGGTGCCGCTCGGGCTGCAGCACGTGCTGGCGATGTTCGCCTCGAACGTCACCCCGGCGATCATCATCGCCGGGGCGGCGGGCTTCGGCTACGGCTCGAACAGCCCCGACTTCCCCAACATGATCTACATGATCCAGATGGTGATGCTCTTCGCCGGGGTCGCCACGCTGTTCCAGACCATCGGCTTCGGCCGGGTAGGCGCGCGGCTGCCGATCGTGCAGGGCACGTCCTTTGCCTTCCTGCCGGTGATGATCCCGGCGGTGGCCGGACAGGGGGTCGCGGGCATGGCCGGGCTGATGACCGGCGTCGCGATCGGCGGGATGTTCCACTTCTGCCTCGGCTTCGTCGTCACCCGGATCCGCCACGCGCTGCCGCCGCTGGTCACCGGGCTCATCGTGCTTATGATCGGCCTCGCGCTGCTGAAGGTCGGCATCCAGTACGCCGCTGGCGGCGTGCCGAAGCTGGGCACGCCCGAGTTCGGCAGCCTCGCCATGTGGCTTCCGGCGCTTGTCGTCATCCTCGTGACGCTGGGGGTGAAGTTCTTCACCCGCGGGCTGCTGGCACTCTCGGCGGTGCTGGTCGGGCTGCTGGCGGGCTATCTCGTGGCGCTCGCCATGGGGCAGGTCAGCTTCGGCAACGTCGCCAATGCGCCGCTCTTCGAGCTGCCGATGCCGTTCCGCTGGGGCTTCGAGATCAACCCCGCGATCATCCTCGGCATGTGCTTCATGGCGGTTATCTCGGCGATCGAGACCGTGGGGGACGTGTCGGGCATCACCAAGGGTGGTGCCGGGCGCGAGGCCACCGACAGGGAGGTTGGCGGCGCCACTTTCGCCGACGGGCTGGGAACAGCCGTGGCCGGGGTCTTCGGCGGGCTGCCCAACACCTCGTTCAGCCAGAACGTCGGGCTTATCTCGATGACCGGGGTGATGAGCCGCCACGTCGTGACCATCGGCGCGCTCTTCCTGATCGTCTGCGGACTGGTGCCGAAGGTCGGCGCGGCGGTCTCGACCGTGCCGATCAACGTGCTCGGCGGCGGGGTCATCGTGATGTTCGGCATGGTCTGCGCGGCGGGGGTCAACATGCTCTCCGAGGTGGTCTGGAATCGCCGCAACATGGTGATCTTCGCGATCTCGCTCTCGGTCGGCTTCGGGCTCCAGCTCGAACCGAGCGCGCTGCAGCACCTGCCCCAGACGGCACAGGTGCTGCTGACATCCGGCCTGCTGCCGGCCGCGGGCCTGTCGATCCTGCTCAACCTCGTGCTGCCCGAGGAGCTGCACTGAGCAGGACCTGACCCGGTCGGCGCGGTCAGTCGCGCCGGCCGTTGTGCTTCCAGTCGTAACGCCAGTCGCCGTGGCGGCCGTCGTGCCGCTCGTCATGGCCGTCGTGGCCGTGCCCCTTGCCGCCCCGCGCGATCCGCCAGCCGGCCTTCTCGAGGCACTGCGCCGAGAACACGTGTTCCTTATCCTTGCCGAGGCGCATGTTCTTGGCGCAGCGGTCCGGCAGCGCCTTGGTGTTCACCGCGGCGCTGCGCAGGCAGGACCGCAGCAGCACCTGGCCGCGCTCGCCGCGCACGTCGCGCAGGCAGGCCCCCGGCAGCACGCCCCGCGTCTGTGCCTGCGAGGAATGCGCGAAGAGCTCGTGGCGCGAGTCCGACGCGGGCTGGAAGCTGTAGGGGCGCGGCAGGTAGGGGGCGGGATCGGGATCGTGGAACCAGGCCTGCTGCTTGGCCTCCTTCTTGTCCTTCTCGCGGTCCTCCGCGCGGGCCTCGCTGACCGCCTTGCCGATCATGTAGACGAGGGCGGCGCCGCCAAGGACCTTCGCCACGTCCTGCGCGTCGGCGGCGCGGACGGGGGCTGAGGTGAAACCGGTGACGACGACCGAGGCGGCGAGCACGGCGGCGATGAACTTCCTGGACATGACTGTCTCCTTCGGGGTGGAACCTGTGGCTACCACGGCACGCGCCGCGATCCAGCCGAGCTTCGGGCCGCCCCGGCAAAACAGGCAATATCCCTCCGATGTTATCGGATATCCGCCGCCTATCCGTCTGGCGCTATTGAATTGCGGCGCAACCGCGCTCAGTCTTCCCCCATGAACACCCCGCTTCTCGCCCTCTCGCTTCTGCTCGCCCTTGGCGCCACTGCGGCGCAGGCCGACTGCTACGCGGAGTACAAGGCCAAACAGGACGATCCGCTGCGCCTGCAATACGGCATCGCCCTCCTGCCGACGGAAACCTGCCCGTCGAAGAACACCGCGGCCGCGCAGCTGGAAATCCGGCTCGACCGCAACGGCTGGACACTGCTAAGCGTCGTCGCGCTGTCCGAAAAGCCGCCCTCGGAAGAAAAGAAGAAGAATGCCGGCGAGTTCTATCTCCGCTACTGAAGCCCGCCGCACCGGCGGGCGCATCGTCACCTTCGGCATCGCCGCGATCGTCGCCCTGCTGGTCGTGGCGGGCGGGGTGCTCATGTTCAGCCTGCCCGACGGCAACGCCTTCAACGCGCGGGTCGAGCGGATCTTCGTCGACCACGACCTGACCGCGCAGGCCGAGGTGAAGCTGCTGGAGATCCTCGCGCTCTCCGGCACCGCCTTCGCCGACACGCTGGCGAGCTACCGGATGGTGATCTTCGTGCTGCTGGTCTTCGCCGCCGCCATGCTGGTCGCGGCGCTGGTCTTCCTCGTGATGCTCGCCGGGATGAACCGGCGCATGGCGCAGATCGAGCGCTCGGGCATCCAGGTCAGCTCGCTGATCATCAGCCGCGAGGAGAACATGGTCTATCTCAACACCATGGGCTTCAAGCTGACCGCCGCGATGATCGAGACCCTGTCGGTGCTGGCCGAGGCACGGATGGACGACGAGATGCTCACCGGCGCCGAGATCGAGGCGGTGATCTCGGGGCGCGACGCCTCGGATTGCGAGGAGGCCGCCGGCGCCACCCGCATCAAGCGCCTGCGCGACGGGCTCGGCAACCAGATGGTGAGCGAGCTCCTGGTGCGCAACATCGCCCGCAAGGGCTACCACCTCGCCATCGACAAGGACGTCATCGAGGTGATCTGACCGCGCCGCGTCCCTCCGGGGTGCGGTTCGCCCTGCCGGGCGACGCGCGGCCGATCGGCGGAAAACCGACCATTGGGCATATCAGGACGCCGGGAGCCCTCCGCGCGCTGGATCACTCGCGGGGGTTGAGCTAGGCTCCGGGCGTTGCGGTTCGGGACCACAAGGCACCGGACGCACGCCACCGGACCCGGCCACGAGATTGAGGCCGGACCCACCTATTTCAGACGACGGCAGGCTCTCACCATTTCTCGCCTGCACCCCCGCCCCGGACTTTTCCCGCGGGCAGACCACGCGCCGGACGATCACCCACCGGCGTCTTTCCGGACGATTGTGACCGACATTTCAAAACGACTGAGCGGAGGCTCCCATGGCACTTAAGGAAAAATTCACCGAAGCCGACTGGCCGATGGTTCTCGAGGCCCCGATGCTGGCCGGGCTGGCGATCACCGCCGCCGATCCCGGCGGGCTGATCGGCGCGGTTCAGGAAAGCGCGGCGATGGCCGGCTCGCTGAAGGATGCCTCCGCCGGCACGCTCGCCGCCGAGGTGGCCGAGGCCTACAAGACCTCCGAGGGCCGCTCGGCCGCGATGGACGGGGTGAAGGCGCTGGTGAAGGGCAAGAAGCCGCCCGAGATCACCGACGCGGCCATCGCCCGGCTGTCGGAGATCCTCGGCGTGGTGAAGACCACCGCGCCGGAGGAGGCCGGGGCCTTCTCCGAGTTCCTGATCGACACCGCGACGCGCACCGCCGAAGCCGCCAAGGAAGGCGGTTTCCTCGGGTTCGGCGGCGAGGCCGTCTCGGAGGCCGAGAAGAAGACGCTCGCCGACCTGCAGACCGCGCTTGGCGGCACCGCCGGGGTGTGACCGGACCGCGGCGGAAAGGCGCGGCGCTCAGCCGCGCCGCAATTGCGCCAGCAGACCCTGCGACGGCTCGCCGGTGACCGGCAGCCCGACCCGCGCCTGGTAGCCCTCGATGGCCGTGGTGGACTTCTTGCCCAGCACGCCGTCGGGGGTGCCGGCATCGAAACCGGCGGAGTTCAGGCGGCCCTGCAGCTCGCGCCGGTCCTCGATGGTCAGCCCGTAGCGGTCCGGCGGGAAGCTGCCGCGCAGCGGGCCCGCGCCCAGCAGCCGGTCCGACAGGTGCCCGACGCCGATCGCGTAGTTCTGCGCGTTGTTGTAGCGCAGGATCACGTTGAAGTTCGGATAGATCAGGAAGGCGGGACCCGAGGCGCCCTCGGGCAGCAGCAGCTTGCCCGTGCCGGAGGGCAGCGCTCCGCCGGACGCCGCGCGTACCCCGGCCGAGGCCCAGCCCGCGCCGCTGCGCGAGCCGCCGGCCATTCCCGCGCCGCCCGCGGGCAGCAGCACCTCGACGCCCCAGGGCTCGCCGCGCCGCCAGCCGCTGCGCGCAACGTAGTTGGCGGTCGAGGCAAGGCCGTCGGTCGGATCGTCGGACCAGATGTCGCGCCGCCCGTCGCCGCGGAAGTCCACCGCGTAGCTCTGGAAGGTGGTCGGGATGAACTGCGTGTGCCCCATCGCCCCGGCCCAGCTGCCGGTGAGATGCGCCGGCGCGACGTCGCCGCGCTCGAGGATGCGCAGCGCGGCCAGCGTCTGGGATTCGAAGAAGCTGCCGCGCCGCCCGTCATAGGCCAGCGTCGAGCAGGCCGAGATCACCGGGATGTCGCCGCGGCGGGTGCCGTAGCTGCTTTCCATGCCCCAGAAGGCGCAGACCACGTGCGGCGGCACGCCGTAGCGCGCCTCGATCTCGCGCAGCACGCCCATGTTCCGGCCAAGTTCCACGCGCCCCTGCGAGACCTTCTGCTCGTTCGCGGTGATCGCGAGATAGTCCTCGAGCGTGCGGCTGAACTCGGTCTGGCTGCGGTCGCGCTCGACCACCCCGGGCAGGAAGCCGGCGGAGCGGAAGGCGGCATCATAGGTGCCCGAGGAAATCCCATGCGACAGCGCGCGGCCGCGGAACGAGGCCACCCAGGCGTCCCAGCCGGGATTCGGCTGCGGCCGCAGCATGGGATCGTCGATGGCTGCGGGGCTCTCGGAATAGCCGCCGCCGCAACCCGCAAGCAGAGCCATCGCCCCGCCCGCCATGAGGAAAGTCCGTCTAGTGCTGCCCATTTGCCCGCTCCGCCTCTTTTGCGTTTTGAGAGCAGAGTGGCGCGCGCGCAGGGGCTCGGCAAGGGCCTGCCAACGGGTCGGCAAGCCCTTGCCGGTAGGAAAGATTTCAGGAGGCCCCGACCAGCGTCCGCAGCTTGCCGAGCGCGCGGTCATACTCTTCCTGGTAGTTGATCAGCCCGGAGAAATCGCCGCGCGCGTCGAAGAGCAGCACCATGGCCGAGTGGTCCATCGTGTAGTCTCCGCCCTCGACCGGCACGCGGCTGGCGTAGATGCGGAAGGAGCGGATCGCCTTGTCCATCTCCTCGCGCGTGCCCGAGACGCCGATCACGCCCGGCACCCACGACACGTATTGGCCGAGCGCCTCGGCCGTGTCGCGCTCCGGATCGACGGTGACGAAGAAGACGCGAAGCTGCTTGCCCGCCTCGCCGAGCCCCTCCTGCCAGGTGGCAATGTCGCCGAGCGTCGTCGGGCAGACCTCGGGGCAATGGGTGAAGCCGAAGAACACCGCCGAGGGCGCGCCCTTCAGGCTGTCCTCGGTGAAGGCGGTGCCGTCGGTGGCGGTCAGGTGATAGTCGCCGCGCCCGAGCGAGCCGGCGATGTCCTCCTGCAGCGTCGGCGAGAGGACGCGGAACCACAGCACGGCAAGGAGCGCCAGCAGGACCAGCCCCCAGAGCGCGAAACGGATCGCGGTGATGCCCTTTTTCGTCATGCCACCGCTCCTCAGTTGCCGTGGGTCATGTGACCCTGCCCGCCGTCCTTGGCATTGGGCGCGCCGATGGCCAGCGGAATCTCGATCGTGCCGGCCTTCTCGAAGGTCAGCCAGACGGTGACGGTCTCGCCCTCGACCAGCGGCTGCTTCAGCCCCATCATCATCAGGTGATAGCCGCCGGGCTTCAGCTCGACCGTCGCGCCCGCCGGGATCGGCAGCCCGTCGGCAAGCTGGCGCATCTTCATCACCTGCCCGTCCATGGACATCTCGTGGATCTCGGTGCGGTCCGCCTGCTCGGGCGAGGTGCCCGCGGCGATCAGCCGGTCATCCCCGGTGCCGGTGTTGGTGACAGTGAAGAAGCCGCCGCCGACCGGCTGGTTGGGCAGGCTGGCGCGCGCGAACGGGGTCTCGATGCGCAGGGCGCCGATCTCGTAGCTTGCCGCGGCATGGGCAGCCATGTGCTCGGCGTGCTCCATCTTGGGGTCGGCGTGCTCGTGGTCGGCAAGCGCGGCCGCGGCCGGAAGCAGGGCAAGCCCGAGGGCGGCGATCAGGGTGGTGGTCTTCATCTTTCTCTCCTCCGACGCGCGCGCGGACGCACCGCTGCCTGCGCGGGACATGTGCCGGGACGGATCGTCCGGCCTGCTGTTGCGGAAAAGCGGCGCCGGCGCCGCGGGTCCGGGTCAGGCCAGCGCCGGGGGCGCGCGCGGAGAAATCCGGGGATTGCCACGCTGCGGCGGCAGGTCGAGGTCGCTAAGCGTGCCGACATGGAAGCGGCGATCCATCCGCAGCGCGGCGGCGAGCGGCGCAACCTCGGGCACCTCCGGCAGCAGGTTGCAGACCGGGCAGTGATGGGCGTGGTGCGGCGCCTCGTCGGCGCAGAGATCCGCCAGCGAGCCGCCCATGGCGAGGTAGCTGCGCAGGCTCTCGCCCTGCGGGCCCTCGGGCGCCATGCGCGCCGCGAAGACGACGCTGGCCAGCGCCAGTGCAAGCACGGCGACGAGGAGGGACATGCGATGGGCGCGCGCGCGGATCATGCGCAATCTGTAGCGGCAATCCGGGGCGCTTGGGAAGGGACGTCCCGTCGCATGGGCCGCGGCGCGGGCCTGTGTGCCGCTCAGTCGCGGAAGCCCGGCGACACGACGTCGAGCTGGCGCTTGATGCTTTCGAGGTGCATCCGCGCGCTTTCCGGGTCGCCCTCGCGCATCAGCTTCGCCGTTTTCTCGGCCAGGTCCTTGGAGACCGGGATCAGCGGGCGGCCCGAGCTCATCGCCTTCAGCTGCACCTCGGCGGCGCGCTCGAGGTAATAAAGATCGTCCCAGGCCTCGGCGATGTTGGGGGCGCAGACCATGACACCGTGGTTGCGCATGAAGACAATATCCGCGTCCCCCATCGCCTCGGCGATGCGGTCGCCCTCATCATTGTCGAGCGCGAGCCCGTTGTAGGCCTCGTCCACCACGGTACGGCCGTAGAACTTCAGCGCGGTCTGCCCGGCCCAGACCAGCGGCGCGCCCTCGATCATGGTGAGCGCGGTGGCATTGGGCATGTGGGTGTGGAAGGCCGCGCCGACGCGCGGGTGACGCTTGTGCAGCCGCGCATGGATGTAGAAGGCGGTGGCCTCGGGCTCGCCCTCGCCCGCCAGCACGTGGCCGTCGAAATCGCAGATCAGCAGGCTCGAGGCCGTCGCCTCGGCAAAGGCATCGCCCAGCCGGTTGACGAGGAAGAGGTCGGGATGGCCCGGCACCACGGCGGAGAAATGGTTGCAGATGCCCTCCTCGAGCCCGTAGCGCGCCGCCATCCGCAGGCTGGCGGCCAGGTCGACGCGCGCCTGACGGATCGCGTCGGTCTCCAGATCGACATTGCGCAGCGGCGCGGGGGCGGCGGGTTTCTGCATCTCGTGGGCCATGGCCGGTCCTTTCCCTTTGGTCAGGCGGAGCGTGGAAAACCCCGCCGGATTTGTCCAGCGGGGTTTCGTCGCGACGCGAAAGGGTCAGGCCGCCGACAGGAAGGGCAGCACCTCGGCTTCGAAGGCCTCGCGCATGGTCAGGTTCAGCGCGTGGCCGCCCTGGTCGAAGATCACCAGCTTCGCGCCGGGGATCCGCGCCGCCAGCCGCTCGGACTGCGCGACGTCGACCAGCGCGTCGTCCTTGCTGGCGAGCAGCAGGATCTCCGAGCCGTCGGCGATCTCGGGCAGGCGGAAATCGCGCAGCGCCCCTATGCGGTGGGTGATGATCTCGGCGCCCTGGAAATGCGCCACGGCATGGGCTTCCTCGGCGGCGATCTTCTCGGGGAAGGCGGCGATCCAGAACGGCGGGTAGAGGAAGTTCATCTGCAGCGCGGCGAAGGCCGGCAACCCCTGCCCCGCCAGCGTCGCGAGGCGGATGTCGAAGCAACGCGAGGTATGCGCGTCGATCTCGGGCCATGCGTTGATTGCCACCACCCGCCCGACCCGGCGATCGGCGCGCGCGGCCAGCTCGAAGCCCACCAGCCCGCCGAGCGCATGGCCGATCAGGTCGAACCGCTCCACCCCGGCCGCGTCGCAGATCTCGAGCACGTCGCCCGCCATCTCGGCGATCGAGGTCGGCCCGAGGTCGCAGGCATTCTCGCCGGTGCCGCGCTGGTCGTAGAGGATCAGGTCGAACCCGGGCCGCAGCGCCTCGAGATGCGGGGCCCAGTAGCCCTGCGCACCGCCGAGACCGGAGCAGAGCACAAGCGTGCGGGCGCCCTCGCGCCCGCACTTGAGATGGGTGAACCGCATTACTTGATGACCGCGACCGTGGCGATCTCGACCAGCGCGTCGGGCTTCACGAGGCCGCACTGGATGCAGTAGCGCGCCGGCTTGTCGCCCGGGAAATAGGAGGCATAGACCTCGTTCACCGCGCCGTAGTTGGCCCAGTCGGTGACGAAGATGTGGTTCATCACCACGTCGTCCATCGTGCCGCCGGCTTTCTCGATCACCGACTTGATGGTCTCGAGCACATGCGCGGTCTGCGCCTTGGCGTCGCCCACGTGCACGACGTTGTT
The window above is part of the Salipiger sp. H15 genome. Proteins encoded here:
- a CDS encoding lytic murein transglycosylase, which encodes MGSTRRTFLMAGGAMALLAGCGGGYSESPAAIDDPMLRPQPNPGWDAWVASFRGRALSHGISSGTYDAAFRSAGFLPGVVERDRSQTEFSRTLEDYLAITANEQKVSQGRVELGRNMGVLREIEARYGVPPHVVCAFWGMESSYGTRRGDIPVISACSTLAYDGRRGSFFESQTLAALRILERGDVAPAHLTGSWAGAMGHTQFIPTTFQSYAVDFRGDGRRDIWSDDPTDGLASTANYVARSGWRRGEPWGVEVLLPAGGAGMAGGSRSGAGWASAGVRAASGGALPSGTGKLLLPEGASGPAFLIYPNFNVILRYNNAQNYAIGVGHLSDRLLGAGPLRGSFPPDRYGLTIEDRRELQGRLNSAGFDAGTPDGVLGKKSTTAIEGYQARVGLPVTGEPSQGLLAQLRRG
- a CDS encoding SCO family protein, yielding MTKKGITAIRFALWGLVLLALLAVLWFRVLSPTLQEDIAGSLGRGDYHLTATDGTAFTEDSLKGAPSAVFFGFTHCPEVCPTTLGDIATWQEGLGEAGKQLRVFFVTVDPERDTAEALGQYVSWVPGVIGVSGTREEMDKAIRSFRIYASRVPVEGGDYTMDHSAMVLLFDARGDFSGLINYQEEYDRALGKLRTLVGAS
- a CDS encoding copper chaperone PCu(A)C, with product MKTTTLIAALGLALLPAAAALADHEHADPKMEHAEHMAAHAAASYEIGALRIETPFARASLPNQPVGGGFFTVTNTGTGDDRLIAAGTSPEQADRTEIHEMSMDGQVMKMRQLADGLPIPAGATVELKPGGYHLMMMGLKQPLVEGETVTVWLTFEKAGTIEIPLAIGAPNAKDGGQGHMTHGN
- a CDS encoding aldolase gives rise to the protein MAHEMQKPAAPAPLRNVDLETDAIRQARVDLAASLRMAARYGLEEGICNHFSAVVPGHPDLFLVNRLGDAFAEATASSLLICDFDGHVLAGEGEPEATAFYIHARLHKRHPRVGAAFHTHMPNATALTMIEGAPLVWAGQTALKFYGRTVVDEAYNGLALDNDEGDRIAEAMGDADIVFMRNHGVMVCAPNIAEAWDDLYYLERAAEVQLKAMSSGRPLIPVSKDLAEKTAKLMREGDPESARMHLESIKRQLDVVSPGFRD
- the rutD gene encoding pyrimidine utilization protein D, with the protein product MRFTHLKCGREGARTLVLCSGLGGAQGYWAPHLEALRPGFDLILYDQRGTGENACDLGPTSIAEMAGDVLEICDAAGVERFDLIGHALGGLVGFELAARADRRVGRVVAINAWPEIDAHTSRCFDIRLATLAGQGLPAFAALQMNFLYPPFWIAAFPEKIAAEEAHAVAHFQGAEIITHRIGALRDFRLPEIADGSEILLLASKDDALVDVAQSERLAARIPGAKLVIFDQGGHALNLTMREAFEAEVLPFLSAA
- the rutC gene encoding pyrimidine utilization protein C; the protein is MPKTPVIPEGTGKPLAPYLPGVLADGVVYVSGTLPFDKENNVVHVGDAKAQTAHVLETIKSVIEKAGGTMDDVVMNHIFVTDWANYGAVNEVYASYFPGDKPARYCIQCGLVKPDALVEIATVAVIK